Part of the Halorhabdus utahensis DSM 12940 genome, TGCTGGATCTCTTGCCCGAGGACGAACGCCAGGTCCTCGAACCCGTCTTCGAATCGCCGGGGATCACGCAGATCGAACTCCGGGACCGGTCGTCGTTCTCGAAGAGCAAAGTGAGCCAAACGGTGACCGACCTCGAGGAACGGGGCTTGCTCTATCGGGAACGCCAGGGGCGGACCTACCGGATCTATCCGAGCGAGGAACTCGGGGCGAACCGGGAGTCCTGATCCGATCTGCCGACGGATGCCGAATTCGCCCGCGATGAACGGTCGCTTCGAAGAGAAACGATTAGCGGCAGTTAGAAACGGTCTCGGACGATCTCGTGGTTGCGTTCACACCCTCGTGAATAACCACCGGAGGACCCTACCGAGTGTCGAGGTGAACCACGATGGCAGAACCGAACGCAGTAACCTGGTTTCTCGTCGGGATCGCAATCCTGGGTGTGGTGATCGCCGTTCCGCTGATCAGCGCCCACGGCGACGGAATCACAGTGGACGAACCGCACGAGAACGGTACAGAGCAAGACCGACACGACGACCAGCGGATTCGGATGCACGCATACGGCCCAAGCCATCCGGACGGCAATACGACCGCGTGGATGGCCGCTCACATGGGAATGACCGAAATCGAGTGGCGGTCGACGCACATAAACACGACCGAATGGCGAACGACGCACGCGAACGCGACCGTCTGGAATAGCGGACACGCTGGCGTGAACGAAAGCGGGTGGCCTGGCGACGGTAACAGCGTCGGGATCCACCCGCACGCGTCGATCGACGGCGACCCTACCGACCGCCACGACGAACGCGGTGGCCACGGTGGAATGTACGGGGGAGGACATGGATGCTGACTGGGAAGCACGCTGACGGCGTCGGTCGGACGGTCGAAGCCGAGCCTGCGGGTTCGAACCCGGCGTCGCGGAGATTCCCGCAAGCCATCGTCGGGGGCGGCGTCCTCGCCGTGGGCCTGCTCGCAACGGTCGGCACCGCGAGCGCCCAGCACGGCGGCGGTGGCATGACGGGCGGCGGCTACGGCGGGTTCGGGATCCCGGGGTTCGGCCTCGCGTTCTGGATACTGCTCGGCCTCGGGATCATCG contains:
- a CDS encoding SHOCT domain-containing protein: MLTGKHADGVGRTVEAEPAGSNPASRRFPQAIVGGGVLAVGLLATVGTASAQHGGGGMTGGGYGGFGIPGFGLAFWILLGLGIIGLFAYTRDGRRSRSGATSRADEGREHSDRAVDTLRERYARGELTDEEFETRRAKLVRQRSR